The Geotoga petraea DNA window ATAACCTACACAATACATACCTTTTGAATAATCTAACTTCTCTGTAGCTTCTTTTACAGCTTCTAATTCAATTTTTCTAACTTGAGGTCTATCTACATAACCTTGAGAGCTTATATCTAATTCATACTCTCCAGTTGTTGTGATTAAAAATCTTCCTGCAAGAGCTACTGCAACTTCATGTGGAGTTTCTCCAGTTTTTTCGTTTATACTTTCCAATATTCTTTTAACACCTTTTGCAACCTTATTTACATCATGAATTTGACCATCCATCATGGCTCTGTTTTCATGTTCTTTTTCAAAAGAATGATTTATTATGATGTTTTCATCATCATCTATTTCTGCAAGTATACCAACCAAATTTCTTGTACCTAAATCCAATGAAAAAACCATTATTACACCTCCACAACAGTTACTCCACTTCCACCTTCACCAGTTTTACCCAATCTAAAGTTTTTAATATCTTTGTTCTTCCTTAAATAATCCCAAATTCCTTCTGCTAATTTACCTGAACCTTTTCCGTGAATAATATATCCTTCGTCCATCTCATTTAACATGATGTCTGATAGAAGCTTTTCTATTTCAGGAATTGCTTCTTGGACAGTATATCCTCTCAAATCAATTTCAGGTATTACCTTTTTTGTTGGAGTATAGGTCATTTTATCGGATAAACTTGTCTTTCTATTGTTTTCTTTTTTAACTGGTTTTAGTTCTGAAAGATCATACGTAATCTCTATTGGAGAATCTTCTAAATTGACTTTTGCTTTTTTACCTCTTATTTCAGAAATCTCTCCTTTTTTATTCCCTTGTACTAATACTTTCATACCTTTTTCAAAATTATATTTGATTTTCTTGTTTTTCGCTTTATCCATATCTCTACTTTTGAAGTTATTCTGAATATTCTCTAATTTTTTTAAAGAATTTTTCGCATCTTCAAGGTTTTTAGAATACTTTATATTTTTTATCAAGTTTTCCATTTCTTTTTTTGCTTCTCTTATTTGAGAGTTTAAGTTTCCTATTTCATTATCTAATTCCTCAATTTTTTTATCCTTTAATAACTCATATTTTTTGTTGAACTCTCTTTCCTTTTTTTCAAGTTGTTTTCTTTTATTTTCATGAAACTCTTTATTTGATTGCATCTCTTCATAAGTCTTTGAAATTTTGCTGAATATATTTTCACTGTTTGAATGTTCAGATGAAATATATTCAGTTGCTTTTTCTATTATTTCTTTTATAAAACCCATTCTGCTTGCAATTTCTATGGCATGTGATGCGCCTGGAACCCCCATCATAAGATGATAGGTCGGTTTTAAAGTATCCATATCAAAGGACATAGATGCAGATGTTAAATTAGAATTTTCTATAGAATAAAGCTTTATTTCAGATAAATGTGATGTAATAAAAAGCTTCACGTTTTTTTTGATGAGATAGTCTATTATAGACTTTCCTAAAGCTGAACCTTCAATTGGGTCAGTTCCAGTCCCAAGTTCATCTATTAAAACCAAGCTATTTTCATCAGCATTTTTTATGATTTCGTTTATATTTACCAAATGTGCAGAAAAAGTGCTCAAATTTTGAGTTATGCTCTGCTCGTCACCCATATCAGTATATATAGAATTTATAAAAGGCATTTCTGCTTTCATACTCAAAATTGGTAACCCTACATGTGATAGGAAAAAGGCAACTCCTATTGACTTAAGAGTGACTGTTTTACCTCCGGTATTTGGTCCTGTTATAATCATCCCATTGTTTTCTAAATCTATGTCTAAAGGAACAGAGCCATCTCCTAACAAAGGATGTTTTAAATCTTTAAAATATATTTTTTTATGGTGCTTTTTTGGAATGAAATAGTCCGCCTTCCTATAAAAAGAATAATTTGCCTTTGCAATATGATAATCTATATAAGATACAACATCTATGTTTTTGTATATTGTTTCAATATTTCGGCTTATCATTAATTTTAACTCAGACAATATTCTCGATATTTCATTTCTTTCTTTGTTTTGAAGATCTATCAACTCTTCATTTGAGGCACTTATTCTTTCGGGCTCTATAAAATATGTCGCTCCAGAATCAGATTTTGCTACAAAAATACCTTTTATATATTTTCTGTTCTCTGCCTTTACAGCTAAACAGAGCCTACCGTTTTTAAAAACAGGTTTTTCAATACTAAGATATTTTGAGTATTTGTTTGTGTAAGAACTGTATAAAGAATCTATTTTTTGTTTTGTTTTTTTTATTTGACTTCTCAAATTTCTCAAAAGTTCTGAAGCTGTATCTTTTATTTCTCCATCTATATCTATGGCGTTGAATATTTCTTTTGCCATATCTCTTAAAAAAGAAAACTTAATAAATACATCTGTAACATTTTTGTCAAAATTATTGTTGTTTTCCTTATATTCTCTGTACACGACTTCATGAAATTCAGCTATTCTTCTAAAGTCTTTGGTTTCCGATATAGAGTTTGATTTTAACTTTTCTAAAGTTTCTTTTATATCTGGAATTCCTTTAATGTTAAACAGTAACTGGTTGTTCTTTAACATAAAAAAACTTCGGGAAATTTCTATTTCCCGCTGTAAATTTTCTAAATTTTTATAAAATTGTATTTTTGATTTTAAATATCTTTTGCCATATACACTATGAGAATAGCTACCTATAATTCCAAGTACTTTGTCTATCTCAAGATCTCTGTATGTTTTCTCTAAAATTGGAACGCCACCCCCATTGAAATTGGAAATTGGTTAACTTTGACGTAACTGTCCTCAGCTTCATCTGTCAACTTATAATACCTTGTTTCATAACCAGCGAGAACATATATGTTACTGTATGATAATCCTGCTTGCACTAAGATTTCTGTTGAAAAAGATTTCAAATAATCTGGTGAATTGACACCACCATAAGCATTCACGACAAAATAGATTTCTTTGAATATTGGGGTAGTATATTTTACATTAAGCCCTAAAGATAAACCTATTGATTTTAAATCCTCATTATAAGCTGCCAAATAAGTATTTTCAAAACCCTGTATATATGATAAACCAACATAAGGTCCATATTTTATCTCGCCGGTATCTTCGGTATCTATTAGATAAGATATTCTACCTCCCAAATAATCAAATGGGTAGTTTCCCGATGTTAATTCAGTGACAACTTGAGAAGTTGCTTGCTGAGTTAATGAATAAGAGGGAGATATAAATATCTCCGATGAAAAACTCACCAACGAAATAATTGTTATAGTTAAAAATAAAAGTATATTTTTCTGCACCTATACCACCCTTTTATAATTATTTATGATCTGCTCAATTTTGATATTTAATGTTTTTACATCCAAACCACAAAGTTCTAACTGTTTTTCTCTTGTAGCGTGAGTTATGAATTCATCTTTTATTCCAAATGAGTAAATCTCTTTATTCGAGAAAATGGAGTGTATTGTCTCTCCAAACCCACCACTCAAGCTCCCTTCTTCCACGGTAATTATCTTTTCTGCTTTTGATTTAATTTCTTCTATTATTTTTTTATCTAATTCTTTTATCGTTCTAACTCCTATTACATTAATGTCCATTGATTCTGTAGCTTTCAATACGTTTTTTGATATTGTTCCTACCGATAAAACATAAGCTGAGCTATCTGAAACTTTTAATTTTTTCCAAGATAAATCAGTATATTCAAGATTATCAATTATATAATCTTTGTCTTTCTCGTAATTTTCTTTAGGAAAACGAATAAAAGTTGGTTTTTTTATTCCTTTTTTAACACACGTATAAATAGTGTTAGCTAAATCCTGACCATCTAAAGGAGTGATTAACTCGATATTCGGAATCAATTTCAAATATGAAATATCAAAAACACCGTGATGTGTTGGTCCGTCTTCTCCAACTAAACCCGCTCTATCTAATAGGAAAAGAGAAGGTATATTTTGCAAGGCAACGTCATGAATTATTGAATCAAATGCCCTCTGCATAAAAGTAGAGTACAAGTCAACAACAGGGAGTACCCCTCCTAACGATAAACCAGCTGCAGCAGTCACTATACTGGCTTCTGTTATACCCATATCGATTAATTTTTCAGGATCTTTTTCTTTTAATATATTCAAACCAGTTCCATCAGCCATAGCACCTGTAAAAGCCAGAAAGTTTTCATCAGATAAATAAGCTAAAACATTACCTACGATTTTAGAATGAGATATACCTTTTTTTTCAATAGGCTTAGATACTCCATGAAATTTAGAGGGTTCATTTTCTGCGTTTATATAACCTTTACCCTTTTTAGTCAAGACATGTAAAACAACAGGACCTTCGTCATATTGTTTTAGATAATTTAAAAACAATTCCATTTCTTTTATGTTGTGACCATCAATAGGTCCTATGTACTTTATACCCAAGTCTTCAAAAAAACCTATGGGTTCAGAAAAAACTGTGTGCTTGAATCCTTCTTTCATTTTTTTGATCATGTTTTCTAAATCTTGGCCTAATTCTGAATCTCCTAAAATATCTTTTACCAATTTTTTCAAGGAGTTATAATTTTTTTTCATCCTAATTTTTGAAAATAAATACGAAAAAGTTCCAACGTTTGGAGAAATAGCCATATCGTTGGAGTTTAATATAATTTTAACATTTGTCTTCTGAAATTTAAGTTGGTTAAGCGATTCCAATGCCATACCACAAGTAAAAGACCCATCACCAATTATTGATATAATATTTCTATCTCTTTTTTTTATCTTATCAGCTAAAGTAAAACCTAAAGCGGCAGATATGGAGGTTCCTGCATGTCCTGCTCCAAATTTATCTGCCTCAGATTCCTTTATATTCGTAAATCCAGATAAACCGTTATAGCGCCTCAGAGTTTTGAATTCATCCCATCTATCAGTTAGTAATTTATGAACGTACGCTTGATGAGAAGTATCCCATATAACTACATCTTCATATGGATCAAACACTCTATAGAGAGCTAAAGTTAATTCAACAACTCCAAAATTTGATGCTAAATGTCCGTTATTGGAATAAACCACATCGTAAATATATTTTCTTATTTCATCAGAAAATTCATAGAGTTGAGTATAATTCATTTCTCTTATTTTTTTATATAATTTTTCTTTCATATAATCATCCTTCATTGCTGCTATAAATTCCTTTTGCAAATCTATCTAATAATCCGTTTACAAATTTTATAGATTTTTCCTCTCCATATTTTTTAGTAAGTTTTATACTCTCGTCTATTGCAACTTTAAAAGGGACATTTTTTCTGAATTCAAGCTCGTAAAATCCCATTCTTAGAGAAGTTTTTTCTACAAAACCTAATCTTTCGAATTTCCAATTTTTAAGTTGTTTTTTTATATTGTTATCTATTTCTTCTCTTTTACTAAGTAGATCTTGTATATATTTTTTTGATTGGTTAATGCTTTTTTGATCTAACTTGGCATCTTTTGAATTTTCTTCAATTAAAAACTCAATATCTTCTTCGTTAAGTTCTCTATAGTTTAACTGAAATAGAATTGTAAAAGAAAATTCTCTAACAGGAGATATATCCATTATTCAGATCCTTTCTGATCATCTTCTTCATCTTTTTCTTCTTCATATTCTTCAGAATAATCATTTTCTGGATTTTCTTCTATTTCTTCTCCCATGTTGATATATTCTAAAGATTCTATGGTGATATCAACATTGGTAATAAATATTTCTGACATTTTTTCAAGTTCTTCTTTTATTGATTTTTGTACTTTTTTTGAAAATTCGACTATGTTTTCTCCATATTTTGCAGGTATTTTTAAATTTAAACTCAAACTGTCATCTTCGTTATGAACGATCTTTATATTTTTTGATAGGTCTTTTTCAATTTTTTCATTGTATATTTTTTCTTCTTTCATGAATTTTTCAACAGTTTTGTAAGTTATGTCTCTTAATACTGTTTCAGAAATTGTGATTTCTCCAAAATTATTTTCTTCTTTTATAGGCATTTTAATACCTCCCTTATATGTTTTCTTTCCACCTAAAATTATATCATACTTTAAAACATTTTTAATTGTCCTTGTGGAGTTTTATATTTCTTTCTATTTATATTTCGCATCTTCTTCAATCTGTTTTCTAAATCCACTTTATCAGAAAGATTTTCCAGAACTTCTTTAGCCCTATCGACTATTTCACTTGGAAAACCTGCTAACCTTGCTACTTCTATGCCGTAACTGTTATCACTGACACCATTCTCTATTTTATGCAAAAAAAGAACACCTTCTTTTGTTTCTTTTACTTGAACTCTTTTTGTAATAACATTATCATATATTTCTGAAAGCATTGTCAACTCAGTATAATGGGTGGCAAAAATCGTATTAGATTTTAGAATTTGAAAAAGATATTCAGAAATAGCCCATGCTACTGATATTCCGTCTAATGTTGACGTCCCCCTACCAACTTCATCAAGCAAAACCAATGATCTTTCAGTTGCTTGGTTTAGAATAGTTGACATTTCCATCATTTCAACTAAAAAAGTTGATTTACCAGTTACAATATCATCTTTTGCACCTATTCTTGTAAACACTCTATCATACAAAGGTATATGTGCTTTTTTTGCTGGGACAAAACATCCAGCTTGAGCGAGTATACTCAAAATTCCAATTTGCCTAAGATAGGTAGATTTACCACTCATGTTAGGGCCAGTTAAAACTATAAAATTCTTGTCTTCTATTTCAAAATCATTTTGTGTAAAATTATCAACAAATTTTTCAACAACAGGATGTCTCGAACTTTCGATTTTGGCCTTATTCCCTTTTACAAAATAAGGTCTTGTATATCTATTTGTTTTACTAATTTCAGCAAAACTCCGTATTACATCTAAATATGATATTTTTTCAGATATAGTTTTCAAATCTTTTACGGAATCAGATAAGTCTTTTATGAAATTTAAAAAAATCGTTTTTTCAATTTTTTTAACCTTTTCCTCTGCTATGATAACTTTTTTTTCAAGTTCTCTAAGCTCTTCAGTGATAAACCTTTCTGTATTAGTTAAAGTTTGTTTTCTAATATACTCATCTGGAACTTCTTTTGATTGAGCTTTTGATATTTCAATATAAAAACCATATATTTTATTTCTTCCTAATTTCAGTGTGGTTATTCCTGTTTTTTCTTTTTCTCTTTTTTGTATATTTTCTAAAAAAGTATCTATATCTGTTATTAGACTTCTGTATTCGTCTAATTCTTTAGAAATACCTTTTTTTATAACTTTTCCATCACCAGGTTCATTAGAAGGTTCATCAAATATATGTTTTTCTATTTTTTGTTTCAAATCAGTTCTTATATTAACATTAGAAAAAAACCCTTGAGTTTTTTCATTGGTTTCTAAAGCTTCTTTAATATATGGAACTTGAGTTAAAGAATCTTTTAGGGCAATTAAATCTTTTGGAGTAGATTTTAAGAGCGATATTCTTGATATAATTCTATCGATATCTTTTATTGATGATAAGTATTCTTTTATTTCTTCTGATAAAAAATTGTTCTCAAAAAAAACTTCAACAAGATCTAATCTTTGATTGATTTGTTTTTCATCAATCAAAGGTCTACTTAAAAAGTCTTTTAGCTTTCTATGCCCCATAGGTGTTTTTGTTTTTCTCAAAATATCATATACAGATTTCCCTCTATTTTCATTTGAAACTATATTCAAATTGTTTAAGGTATTTATATCTATGTACATAAATTCTTTTGATTTTAACTTTTTTGGTATGTTCAAATGCTTTATTTTTTTGAATTGGGTTAGTTCCAAATACTTCAAAACTGCGTCCAGACTTTTTAACTCTTCTTGGTCAAACGGAAGATGACCTAAAGTTAAAATATCATAAGATTCTTTTATATGTTCTTCGTAATTTGAAGAGAAATACCACTCTTCTAAAACTTCTGTATAAATTTTGGATGATAATGTTTTTATTTCATTTTTCAAATATCTAAGTTTAAAACTTAAAAGCACTTGAGAATAATTATTGGAAATTATCATGTCCAACAACTCATTTTGAGAAATATCAAATCTATCTATATATAATTCCCCAGTTGAAAAATCAAATAAAACTATTAAAAATTCTTCATCTTTTTCATCATAATCCACTAAAATGCTGAATCTATTGTTTTCGTCCAGCATATTTTCTTCTATTATTGTTCCTGGAGTAATAACCCTTGTGACTTCTCTTTTCACAATACCCTTTGCTTCAGAAGGATCTTCAACTTGATCACAAATAGCCACTTTTAAACCATTATCTAATAACTTTTTTAAATAGTTATCTAAAGCATGATAAGGTATCCCCGCCATAGGATGATTGTTTCTCTTAGTTAGAACTATTTGAAGTATTTCAGATACCTTTTTTGCATCTTCAAAAAATGTTTCATAAAAATCTCCAAGCCTAAAAAGTAAAATTGAATCATTATTCTTTTCTTTTATCTCCAAATATTGCTTCATCATTGGTGTATATTCAGCCATGATAGCCCTCCTACTTTAAAAAAGTAGGGCGCTAAATAGCGCCCAATTTATTATGACTTTTGTGCTTCTTCCTTTGAATTTATAACTTTATCTATTAATCCATATTCTTTTGATTCTTCTGATGACATAAAAAAGTCTCTGTCTGTATCTTTTTGTATTTTTTCAATTGGTTGTCCGGTATGATGACTTAAAATTCTATTTAGTTCTTTTCTCATCCTTAAAATTTCTTTAGTTTGAATTTCTACATCAACTGCTGTGCCTTGACTTCCACCCCAGGGCTGGTGGATCATTATTCTTGAATTTGGTAAGGCAAATCTCTTTTTTTCTGCTCCAGCAGCTAATAAAACAGCACCCATTGAAGCAGCTTGACCTAAACAAATTGTTGAGACGTCATTTTTGATATATTGCATTGTATCATAAATTGCTAAGCCTGCAGTAATTGAACCACCAGGAGAATTTATGTATAAATAAATATCTTTCTCTGGATTTTTTGATTCTAAAAATAGCATTTGAGCTATTATTACATTTGCTACTGTATCATTTACTTCTGTGCCTAAAAATATTATGTTGTCTTTTAATAACCTTGAATAAATATCATAAGATCTTTCATACCTTCCATCACTTTCAATAACTACTGGCATTGGAATACTCATTATTAAAACCTCCTACCTTTGTTAACTTTTTCTATAACTTTTTTTGTATCCACAGATGATAAAATTAATTGCCCACTATCCATAAATATTACTGTTTCAACACTTCTTCCATAGGTAATATCTATTAAAGATGTATTTCCTTTTACTTCATTATTTTCATCTTTTTTTTCTTCTTCTGTTAAAACATCATTACCCTGGAAAATTTTTTTTACCTTTCTGAATTGTATATATTCTTGAGGTAAAATTGAATGAACTCTTTCCGCTGTTATATAAGAATCTTTTGTAATTGGTACAAGCATTTTGCACCTCCGTTTTGTTTTTTCCTAATACAATTATACCTTAATAGATATATTTTTCCAAAATAAAATGGATTTAATAGGTATATATTATAAGTATATGCTCATTTATTTAAATATATTTTATAACTAAAAAACCTTTTTATTAACAAATATTTGCTATAATTGTTTTTGACTTAAATTATTTTGGGGGTAAAATTATGACAGAGCAAATTTCATATCGAGAAAAAGAAGCACGAAAATCCTCTATTGTGGGAATAATTTTAAATAGTTTTTTGGGAATTGTAAAAGTATCTATTGGTTTTTTTACTAATTCGTTAGCTATTTTGGCTGATGGAATTGACTCCGTAACAGATATTATCACTTCTTTTTTAACTTTGATAGCTTCAAAAATAGCAAACAAACCGGCTGATGAATCGCATCCTTATGGACATGAAAAAATAGAGCCTATAATCACAAAAATTCTTTCAATTGTTATTCTTTTTGCTGGTTACCAAGTCTTATATAACGCTCTTTCAAGGCTCTTTAGTGAACAAGTCACTATTGAACAACCTTTTTTGATTTTTATAATATCTATAATATCTGTTTTAACAAAACTTTTTTTATATTTCTACAAAAAAAATATTGGAAATAAAATAAATAGTTCATCTGTAATTGCAGATGCGATGAACATGAGGAATGATGTTCTCACTTCACTGAGTGTAGCTGTGGGAATTCTTATATTTTATTTAACAGGCATAGACTGGTTAGACTCAGTAATAGCTATTTTTGTTTCGATAATTATCTTTAAAATAGGAATAGAAATGTTCTTAGAAACTTCTAATGAATTAATGGATGGTTCTAAAGAACTGGGAGAAATTTACAAAATAACAATAGAAGCAGCAGACAATTTTGATTGCATCAAAAACCCCCATAAAATAAGGGCTAGAAAATCAGGATATGTTTATTTTGTTGACTTACACATAGAGTTGGACCCTGAAATGACTATAAAAGAGGCTAATAAAATAACAGAAAAATATGAAAATAAAATTAAAGAATTGAATAATTATATAAAAGATGTTGTAATACATACAGAACCATTTGAAAATGATGAAAATGAAGGTTATGGGCTTGATAAAAAACAAATAAATAAATATTTTGGAGAATGAGAGGTTAATAATATGCAATTGGATTTTTTAGATGAAGCGAATATATTAGTAAAAGGTGGAAAAGGTGGAGATGGAGCAATCAGCTTCAGAAGAGAAAAGTATGTACCAAAAGGTGGCCCAGATGGCGGAGATGGAGGCAATGGTGGCAGTGTAATTATAAGAGCCACTCCAAACAAAACCACTCTGTTAGAATTTAAATACAAAAGAAAATATTTTGCAGAAGACGGAGAAAATGGCAAAGCAAAAAACATGTATGGAAAAGCAGGTGAAAATCTAATAATTGATGTACCATTAGGAACTATGATCTTTAATTCAGAAACTAATGATTTATTAACTGACTTGAAAAACCCTGGAGATTATTATATCGCAGCCAGAGGTGGAAAAGGTGGAAGGGGTAATTCTAAGTTTGCCAATTCTACTTTACAAGCACCAAGAATCTCTGAAAATGGTGCAGATGGAGAGTTTAATAGACTACACCTTGAACTGAAGTTAGTTGCAGATATAGGAATTATAGGTTACCCAAATGTAGGTAAGTCAACTTTAATATCAAGAATATCAAAAGCAAAACCAAAAATCGCAAATTACCATTTTACAACCTTAACGCCAAATTTGGGAGTCGTGAAAGTTGATGAAGCTAAATCTTTTGTTGTTGCAGACATTCCAGGCCTTATCGAAGGCGCCCATGAAGGTACAGGTTTAGGGGATCAATTCTTAAAGCATATAGAAAGATGTTATGGAATTTTACATCTCGTTGATATATCTGGAGTTGAAGGGAGAGACCCTATAGAAGACTATAAAAAAATAAGAGAAGAATTGGAAAAGTATTCGACGACTTTGGCTGAAAAAGATGAAATCATAGCTGGTAACAAAATAGATATAATAACTGAAGAAGAATTAGAAAAGAATATTCAAAATTTTGAAAGGGAACTTGACATAGAAATTACCCCTATTTCAGCATATTCAAATAAAAATTTAGACGCTATAATTATGAAAATGTGGAATATGATAAAAGATTATAAAGAAGATGAACTCAAGAACATAGAAAAAATCAAGAGAACCTATGAAGACTTTAAAAAACTTAAGGTTGAGCCTGTTGTAAATGAAGTGTATGAATATTTCAATATAGAAGTAACCAAAATTTCTGACCATGAATACGAAATTCATAGTGAAGGAATAGATCTCCTTTTAAAAAAATACGATATAAGCGAAACCGATTCAAGGAGAAAGATTTTGAATATATTAGAAAGAAATGGTTTAAGCAGAACACTTGGTAAAGCTGGTGTTGAGGAAGGGGACACCATCTACATTGCTGATTATGCATTTGATTACATACCTTGAGGTGATTTTATGATTATCTTTTTTGGGGGATCTTTTAACCCTCCACATGTGGGCCATAAAATCATAGCTAATATTGCTTATGATGAGTTAAAACCTAATAGATTCATAATTTCAGCAACACCAAATCCACCACACAAAAAAAATGATTGTATTCTGAACACAAAAAAAAGAATCTTTTTCTGTAAAGCAACTTTTGGAGATAATTTCGAAATAAGTGATATAGAACAATCTCTATCAAAACCTTCTTATACTTTAAAAACATTGGAACATTTAAAAGTTCAGGACGATGATATTTTTCTTTTGATTGGAGAAGATAGCCTTTTTAACTTTTATAAATGGTATAAATACGAGGAAATTTTGAAAATTTCTAAATTGCTTGTTTATCCAAGATTAGGATATAATACAGAAAAAAGTGTTATCCCTCATATTAAATTAAACGCCCCTATAATAGA harbors:
- the obgE gene encoding GTPase ObgE — protein: MQLDFLDEANILVKGGKGGDGAISFRREKYVPKGGPDGGDGGNGGSVIIRATPNKTTLLEFKYKRKYFAEDGENGKAKNMYGKAGENLIIDVPLGTMIFNSETNDLLTDLKNPGDYYIAARGGKGGRGNSKFANSTLQAPRISENGADGEFNRLHLELKLVADIGIIGYPNVGKSTLISRISKAKPKIANYHFTTLTPNLGVVKVDEAKSFVVADIPGLIEGAHEGTGLGDQFLKHIERCYGILHLVDISGVEGRDPIEDYKKIREELEKYSTTLAEKDEIIAGNKIDIITEEELEKNIQNFERELDIEITPISAYSNKNLDAIIMKMWNMIKDYKEDELKNIEKIKRTYEDFKKLKVEPVVNEVYEYFNIEVTKISDHEYEIHSEGIDLLLKKYDISETDSRRKILNILERNGLSRTLGKAGVEEGDTIYIADYAFDYIP
- the nadD gene encoding nicotinate (nicotinamide) nucleotide adenylyltransferase, with product MIIFFGGSFNPPHVGHKIIANIAYDELKPNRFIISATPNPPHKKNDCILNTKKRIFFCKATFGDNFEISDIEQSLSKPSYTLKTLEHLKVQDDDIFLLIGEDSLFNFYKWYKYEEILKISKLLVYPRLGYNTEKSVIPHIKLNAPIIEISSTDIRYRILNKKTIKGMVDETIEEEIKNVYINT